A genomic window from Rhodococcus sp. KBS0724 includes:
- a CDS encoding alpha/beta hydrolase — MTTISQVRQWNPTVLESAAATISYNNRTFRQSLESMNADVDNVLQHWEGDGAAAASARALADGLTGNRIITAVFAESDALAEAAAALGAARTTVLGIVDDALARGMRVSDSGHVTAPTFGSGEALADLFFQAQMNDQAKQIEARLIPALNTADEVDQTAAAALNKAATDLGDLNQSPSGTRLDDSVTAILDGHAFVPEDPRAFNDFWESLSPTDKDALAAYDPSIGNRDGMPAVDKDNLNRVYLDALGARADADVVALHDAHPDWADGRNIPPDSGVVSDHDNQARRDYDQWVSDRADAQRTADGYRTLTEHVNADGTPRYLLGVDEQGRAAVALENPDTATHVATFVPGTGSHLGTIGGDLDRSQWMLDAATHELDDAGLPGSVSVVAWYGYNAPQTIPDAGLDKFAEAGTAQLDRFQDGLRAAHDGTPSHNTIIGHSYGSTVIGNAANDARSLAADDLFFVGSPGVDVNHVSGLHLDGIGTEEMGGHVYATAAAFDPVPMIGDVAGVHGPNPAREILGYAPFGATVVESAPGTYYDVPGFGPIPNPAAHSEYWNSGNSALTGMARVIAGLGAP, encoded by the coding sequence ATGACGACGATATCTCAAGTACGGCAATGGAATCCGACTGTACTCGAATCGGCCGCAGCGACCATCTCGTACAACAACCGCACCTTCCGTCAATCCCTGGAGTCGATGAACGCAGATGTCGACAATGTCCTGCAACATTGGGAGGGTGACGGTGCAGCGGCTGCATCGGCGCGGGCTCTCGCAGACGGGTTGACCGGAAACCGTATCATCACAGCAGTTTTCGCCGAAAGTGATGCGCTCGCCGAAGCCGCGGCCGCGCTCGGAGCGGCACGTACGACAGTCCTCGGCATCGTCGACGATGCACTTGCACGCGGGATGAGGGTCTCGGATTCCGGTCACGTCACAGCTCCGACTTTCGGCAGCGGCGAGGCTCTGGCAGATCTGTTCTTCCAGGCCCAAATGAACGATCAAGCCAAACAAATCGAAGCCCGACTGATTCCTGCGCTGAACACCGCGGACGAAGTGGACCAGACCGCCGCAGCAGCGCTGAACAAAGCCGCAACCGATCTCGGCGATCTGAACCAATCGCCCAGCGGCACCAGGCTTGATGATTCCGTCACGGCAATCCTCGACGGTCATGCCTTCGTCCCCGAGGATCCGCGCGCGTTCAACGACTTCTGGGAATCACTCTCCCCCACCGACAAAGACGCACTCGCCGCCTACGACCCGAGCATCGGGAACCGCGACGGGATGCCTGCAGTCGACAAAGACAACCTCAACCGGGTCTACCTCGATGCACTCGGCGCCCGGGCCGACGCAGATGTCGTCGCCTTGCATGACGCGCACCCGGACTGGGCGGACGGCAGGAACATTCCGCCGGACTCAGGAGTTGTGTCCGATCACGACAATCAGGCACGCAGAGACTACGACCAGTGGGTCAGTGACCGCGCCGACGCCCAGCGTACCGCCGACGGGTACCGGACATTGACCGAACACGTCAACGCAGACGGCACGCCGCGCTACCTTCTCGGCGTCGACGAGCAGGGACGTGCTGCCGTCGCTCTCGAGAACCCGGACACTGCCACACACGTCGCCACTTTCGTCCCCGGCACCGGAAGCCATTTGGGGACAATCGGCGGTGACCTCGACCGATCTCAGTGGATGCTCGACGCAGCCACTCACGAACTCGATGACGCCGGTCTACCTGGATCTGTTTCAGTGGTGGCGTGGTACGGGTACAACGCGCCTCAAACGATTCCCGATGCCGGTCTGGACAAGTTCGCCGAGGCAGGCACCGCTCAGCTCGATCGGTTCCAGGATGGATTGCGGGCCGCGCATGACGGTACCCCGTCGCACAACACGATCATCGGCCACAGCTACGGAAGTACAGTTATCGGCAACGCCGCCAACGATGCACGCTCGTTGGCTGCCGACGACCTTTTCTTCGTCGGCAGCCCCGGAGTGGACGTTAACCACGTCAGTGGATTGCACCTCGACGGCATCGGCACCGAGGAAATGGGTGGCCACGTGTATGCCACCGCCGCGGCATTCGATCCGGTGCCCATGATCGGCGACGTCGCCGGTGTCCACGGCCCCAACCCCGCGCGCGAGATCTTGGGCTATGCACCGTTCGGGGCTACCGTCGTTGAAAGTGCCCCCGGAACGTACTACGACGTACCGGGATTCGGCCCGATACCGAATCCCGCCGCGCACAGCGAGTATTGGAACTCCGGCAACAGCGCGTTGACCGGGATGGCACGCGTGATCGCAGGACTGGGAGCGCCATGA
- a CDS encoding nuclear transport factor 2 family protein, with the protein MPRVTCRFPIYLSDRPAISEAMVLSHGFVLDRDAVIASLDDAPPWRNYEISGDRLIEVSEDTAILVYTGRASRGEGAPAFHALMSSVYTRRDGQWRLTLYQQTSVPDADR; encoded by the coding sequence GTGCCGCGCGTCACATGTAGATTCCCGATCTACTTGTCCGATCGGCCTGCGATTTCCGAGGCCATGGTTCTCTCGCACGGCTTCGTACTGGATCGCGACGCGGTGATCGCCTCGCTCGACGACGCCCCGCCGTGGCGGAACTACGAGATCAGCGGCGACCGCCTCATCGAGGTCAGTGAGGACACTGCGATCCTGGTCTACACCGGCCGGGCCTCCCGCGGCGAGGGCGCGCCGGCGTTCCACGCCCTGATGTCCAGCGTCTACACCCGTCGCGACGGCCAGTGGCGACTCACGCTCTACCAGCAGACCTCCGTTCCGGACGCCGACCGCTAG
- a CDS encoding pentapeptide repeat-containing protein, translating to MIDAPRVPNRVPIDYSSAAISSAEESRATTGAACPSGEFLRGGADFVGANLSDSNLSGVFFRGRPDRHRQTNDFLINQPPLRTSPL from the coding sequence ATGATCGACGCACCACGGGTGCCGAACAGGGTTCCGATCGATTACAGTTCGGCTGCGATTTCGTCCGCCGAGGAAAGTAGGGCAACCACGGGTGCGGCATGCCCATCGGGCGAATTCCTTCGCGGTGGTGCTGATTTCGTAGGTGCAAATCTCAGTGACTCAAACCTGTCGGGCGTATTTTTCCGGGGCCGACCTGACCGGCACCGTCAAACGAACGATTTCCTCATTAACCAGCCCCCTCTGAGAACCAGCCCCCTCTGA
- the rpsF gene encoding 30S ribosomal protein S6 yields the protein MRHYELMVILDPSLDERTVAPSLDTFLNVVRQHGGTIDKVDVWGKRRLAYEILKHAEGIYAVIDINATPATVAELDRQLGLNESVLRTKVLRHNK from the coding sequence ATGCGTCATTACGAATTGATGGTCATCCTTGACCCCAGCCTGGACGAGCGCACTGTCGCTCCTTCGCTGGATACGTTCCTCAATGTTGTGCGCCAGCACGGCGGCACGATCGACAAGGTCGATGTCTGGGGTAAGCGTCGTCTCGCCTACGAGATCCTGAAGCATGCTGAAGGTATCTACGCGGTGATCGACATCAACGCCACTCCCGCCACCGTTGCTGAGCTCGATCGTCAGCTCGGTCTGAACGAGTCGGTTCTGCGCACGAAGGTTCTGCGCCACAACAAGTGA
- the rpsR gene encoding 30S ribosomal protein S18 encodes MPKPPLRDKVMKKKVCTFCKEKNTQINYKDTTLLRKYVSDRGKIRARRVTGNCVQHQRDVAIAVKNSREVALLPYATVAR; translated from the coding sequence ATGCCGAAGCCGCCCTTGCGCGACAAGGTTATGAAGAAGAAGGTCTGCACCTTCTGCAAAGAGAAGAACACGCAGATCAACTACAAGGACACGACGTTGCTGCGTAAGTACGTCAGCGACCGCGGAAAGATCCGTGCTCGTCGTGTCACCGGCAATTGCGTCCAGCATCAGCGCGACGTTGCCATTGCCGTCAAGAACTCACGTGAGGTAGCACTGCTGCCTTACGCCACCGTGGCTCGCTAA
- a CDS encoding TetR/AcrR family transcriptional regulator C-terminal domain-containing protein: MRQINVEAAHVPRAALDAWQEAGPRRAHRALADAFERLARDGQLRTGDGRRAARHM; encoded by the coding sequence ATGCGGCAAATCAATGTCGAGGCTGCACATGTTCCGCGGGCTGCTCTCGATGCCTGGCAGGAAGCCGGCCCGCGTCGAGCGCACCGCGCACTCGCAGACGCATTCGAACGACTCGCTCGGGACGGTCAATTACGCACAGGGGACGGGCGTCGTGCCGCGCGTCACATGTAG
- the dnaB gene encoding replicative DNA helicase → MAVVDDRGPSDYSGQDYPGPPESEPDQEFGRQPPQDMVAEQSVLGGMLLSKDAIADVLEVLRPGDFYRPAHQSVYDVILDLYSRGEPADPVTVSAELDRRGELRKIGGASYLVTLTQTVPTAANAAYYAEIVAEKSVLRRLVDAGTRIVQYGYAGTDGQDVAEVVDRAQAEIFEVTERRTTEDFVPLTELLQPTMDEIDSIASRGGISLGVPTGFKDLDEITNGLHAGQMIIVAARPGVGKALALDTPLATPSGWTTMGNVAVGDLLIDNHGKPTRVVAATDVMVDRPCYEVEFSDGTVLVADEQHQWLTESSTAAVRTTADIYADVQSGHRVVNAAALDLAAQDLLIPAYSLGAWLGTGGALDSIDPEIAMFIEGEGFAPDSLEDKRIPAGYLRGDIGQRRDLLAGLLDVAGVVGDDGAIELALGHQGLLGDVAELAVGLGFGVGVASESALSLTANVDVFRVSQKILLHKELRASDHGSRFIVDVRPVASVPVRCVEVDNRDHMYLAGHSMVPTHNSTLGMDFLRSCSITHGMASVMFSLEMSKTEIVMRLLSAEAKIKLGDMRSGKMTDDDWTKLARRMSEISEAPLFIDDSPNLTMMEIRAKARRLKQKHDIRLIVIDYLQLMSSGKKVESRQQEVSEFSRSLKLLAKELEVPVVAICQLNRGPEQRTDKRPQVADLRESGSLEQDADMVILLYRPDATERDDPRGGEADLILGKHRNGPTATITVAHQLHLSKFVDMARG, encoded by the coding sequence ATGGCTGTTGTGGATGATCGAGGACCTTCCGACTACTCCGGACAGGACTACCCGGGGCCTCCCGAGTCCGAGCCCGATCAGGAATTCGGCCGCCAACCACCCCAGGACATGGTTGCGGAGCAGTCCGTCCTCGGCGGCATGCTTCTGAGCAAGGACGCCATCGCTGACGTCCTCGAAGTCCTGCGGCCAGGCGACTTCTACCGGCCCGCCCATCAGTCCGTCTACGACGTGATCCTGGACCTCTACAGCCGCGGTGAGCCTGCCGACCCGGTGACAGTCTCTGCTGAACTGGACCGTCGGGGCGAGCTCCGCAAAATCGGTGGCGCCTCCTATCTGGTGACTCTCACCCAGACAGTGCCCACCGCTGCCAATGCCGCCTACTACGCCGAGATCGTGGCCGAGAAATCAGTGCTGCGACGCCTCGTCGACGCCGGCACCCGCATCGTTCAATACGGCTACGCCGGCACCGACGGCCAAGATGTCGCCGAGGTTGTCGACCGCGCGCAGGCCGAAATCTTCGAGGTCACCGAGCGTCGTACCACCGAGGACTTCGTGCCCCTCACCGAACTCCTCCAGCCCACGATGGATGAAATCGACTCCATCGCCAGCCGCGGCGGCATCTCCCTCGGTGTACCCACCGGGTTCAAGGATCTCGACGAAATCACCAACGGTCTTCACGCCGGTCAGATGATCATCGTCGCGGCCCGTCCCGGTGTGGGTAAGGCGCTTGCCCTCGACACTCCCCTCGCGACGCCAAGCGGCTGGACCACCATGGGCAACGTTGCTGTCGGTGATTTGTTGATCGACAACCACGGGAAGCCGACGCGGGTTGTTGCCGCAACCGACGTGATGGTCGACCGCCCTTGCTATGAGGTCGAGTTCTCCGACGGAACTGTGTTGGTTGCCGACGAGCAGCATCAGTGGTTGACGGAAAGTTCCACTGCGGCGGTTCGCACTACTGCGGACATCTACGCCGATGTGCAGTCCGGGCATCGAGTTGTCAATGCTGCCGCCTTGGATCTCGCGGCGCAAGACCTATTGATTCCCGCTTACTCACTTGGCGCCTGGTTGGGTACTGGCGGCGCCCTTGATTCGATTGATCCCGAGATCGCCATGTTCATCGAAGGTGAGGGTTTCGCGCCGGATTCTTTGGAAGACAAGCGCATTCCAGCCGGTTATCTCCGTGGCGACATTGGGCAGCGACGCGATCTCCTAGCCGGCCTTCTCGACGTTGCCGGTGTTGTCGGCGACGATGGTGCGATTGAGTTGGCACTTGGTCATCAGGGTTTGTTGGGCGATGTCGCAGAGTTGGCCGTGGGCCTCGGCTTCGGAGTAGGCGTTGCAAGCGAATCCGCTCTGTCGCTGACGGCAAACGTTGATGTGTTCCGAGTCTCACAAAAGATTTTGTTGCACAAGGAACTTCGTGCGAGTGATCATGGATCACGCTTCATTGTCGATGTTCGTCCGGTTGCCAGCGTTCCGGTTCGCTGCGTGGAGGTCGACAACCGCGACCACATGTACTTGGCCGGTCATTCGATGGTGCCGACGCATAACTCCACGCTCGGAATGGATTTCCTGCGTTCCTGCTCCATCACTCACGGCATGGCCAGCGTCATGTTCTCCCTGGAAATGAGCAAAACCGAGATCGTGATGCGTCTGCTTTCCGCAGAGGCAAAGATCAAGCTCGGTGACATGCGCTCCGGCAAGATGACAGACGACGACTGGACCAAGCTCGCGCGTCGTATGAGTGAGATCAGTGAAGCGCCGCTCTTCATTGACGACTCCCCCAACCTCACGATGATGGAAATTCGCGCAAAAGCGCGGCGGCTCAAGCAGAAACACGATATTCGCCTGATTGTCATCGACTACCTGCAGCTGATGAGCTCGGGTAAAAAGGTCGAGTCCCGTCAGCAGGAAGTCTCCGAATTCTCCCGTAGCCTAAAGCTTTTGGCGAAGGAGCTCGAAGTTCCGGTTGTCGCAATCTGCCAGCTCAACCGTGGTCCTGAGCAGCGAACCGACAAGCGTCCTCAGGTCGCCGACCTTCGCGAGTCCGGTTCACTCGAGCAGGACGCCGACATGGTGATTCTGCTGTACCGTCCCGATGCGACTGAGCGTGATGATCCTCGTGGTGGTGAAGCCGACCTGATTCTGGGTAAGCACCGTAACGGTCCGACCGCGACAATCACTGTGGCGCACCAACTTCACCTGTCCAAGTTCGTGGATATGGCGCGCGGCTAG
- a CDS encoding single-stranded DNA-binding protein, with protein sequence MAGDTIITVIGNLTADPELRFTPAGAAVANFTVASTPRTFDRNSNEWKDGDALFMRCNIWREAAENVAESLTRGSRVIVSGRLKQRSYETREGEKRTVVELEVDEIGPSLKYATAKVNKANRGGGGGGGNFGGSSGGSGGGRPSAAPSGGDDPWGSAPPASGSFGGGGNDEPPF encoded by the coding sequence ATGGCTGGCGACACCATCATCACCGTCATCGGAAACCTGACGGCTGATCCTGAGCTTCGTTTCACCCCGGCGGGTGCTGCGGTAGCAAACTTCACGGTTGCTTCCACACCCCGCACCTTCGACCGTAATTCCAATGAATGGAAAGACGGCGATGCGCTGTTCATGCGTTGCAACATCTGGCGCGAAGCAGCCGAGAACGTCGCGGAGAGCTTGACCCGTGGCTCGCGAGTAATCGTGAGTGGCCGGCTCAAGCAGCGTTCGTACGAAACTCGTGAGGGCGAAAAGCGAACTGTCGTCGAGCTCGAAGTTGATGAAATCGGTCCTTCACTGAAGTACGCCACGGCAAAGGTCAACAAGGCCAACCGTGGTGGCGGCGGTGGCGGCGGCAACTTCGGAGGTTCCTCCGGCGGATCGGGCGGCGGACGTCCGAGCGCTGCACCTTCCGGTGGAGACGATCCGTGGGGCAGTGCCCCTCCGGCTTCGGGCTCCTTCGGTGGCGGCGGCAACGACGAACCGCCTTTCTGA
- a CDS encoding triacylglycerol lipase: MGSANAEPTAVPGGFFAGYAAEAANHGGTLPGVNDWDCEPTPEHSLPVVLVHGTAANAQINWNAMAPTLKSEGYCLFAPTFGILPTATNWPLDSVGGLASMYDSAAQVGEFVDNVLAATKTDKVDMVAHSEGTLVGGYYVKLLGGAEVVDKFIALTPVWKGNEAHGAGIALDLATQLGTKDQMLEFWDPVAPALLQMAKGSDFMNEITEGGPYAPGVKYTNIMTRYDDMVMPYTAGYIEAPNATNIVVQDSCDQDFSGHASVGANVRGQQFVLNALDPANAESVPCVFVPPMIG, encoded by the coding sequence GTGGGTTCGGCCAATGCGGAGCCAACGGCCGTGCCCGGCGGGTTCTTCGCGGGCTACGCAGCCGAGGCCGCAAATCATGGTGGCACCCTGCCCGGGGTAAATGACTGGGACTGTGAACCGACACCGGAGCATTCGCTGCCCGTCGTGCTCGTCCACGGAACTGCTGCCAATGCGCAGATCAACTGGAACGCGATGGCACCGACGCTCAAGAGCGAAGGCTACTGCCTGTTCGCACCTACCTTCGGGATACTTCCCACCGCAACCAATTGGCCGCTGGACTCCGTTGGCGGCCTCGCATCAATGTATGACAGCGCTGCGCAGGTCGGGGAGTTCGTAGACAATGTGCTCGCGGCCACCAAGACGGACAAAGTCGATATGGTCGCACACTCGGAGGGCACCCTGGTGGGCGGCTACTACGTCAAACTCCTCGGTGGTGCGGAGGTCGTCGACAAGTTCATCGCGTTGACGCCGGTATGGAAGGGCAACGAAGCTCACGGGGCGGGTATAGCGCTCGATCTCGCGACCCAGCTCGGCACCAAGGACCAGATGCTGGAGTTCTGGGATCCTGTGGCCCCGGCACTGCTGCAGATGGCGAAGGGCTCGGACTTCATGAATGAAATCACGGAGGGCGGCCCATACGCGCCAGGTGTGAAGTACACCAACATCATGACCCGCTACGATGACATGGTGATGCCGTACACGGCCGGCTACATCGAGGCGCCGAACGCGACGAACATCGTGGTGCAGGACAGCTGCGATCAGGATTTCTCCGGGCACGCGTCCGTTGGGGCCAACGTGCGCGGCCAGCAATTCGTGCTCAACGCGCTGGACCCGGCGAACGCGGAGAGTGTGCCCTGTGTCTTTGTGCCGCCGATGATCGGCTGA
- the rplI gene encoding 50S ribosomal protein L9 has translation MKLILTADVDNLGAPGDTVEVKDGYGRNYLLPRRLAIVATRGAEKQVEGIRRAQELRAVRGLDHAKELKAAIEGLESVTLSVKTAGGSGKLFGSVTAADVAAAIKAAGGPVLDKRTIALPKAHIKNTGKHAVSVNLHPDVVAKFNLNVVGA, from the coding sequence ATGAAGCTCATCCTCACCGCTGACGTGGACAACCTCGGTGCGCCTGGCGACACCGTCGAGGTCAAGGACGGCTACGGCCGTAACTACCTGCTCCCCCGCCGGCTGGCAATCGTCGCTACTCGTGGCGCCGAGAAGCAGGTCGAAGGAATCCGTCGTGCACAGGAACTGCGCGCAGTGCGCGGCCTGGACCACGCCAAGGAGCTCAAGGCCGCTATCGAGGGACTCGAGTCCGTAACGCTGTCGGTCAAGACCGCCGGTGGTTCGGGCAAGCTCTTCGGTTCCGTTACCGCTGCTGACGTCGCTGCTGCGATCAAGGCTGCCGGTGGACCGGTTCTCGACAAGCGCACCATCGCGTTGCCGAAGGCTCACATCAAGAACACGGGCAAGCATGCCGTGTCCGTGAACCTGCATCCCGATGTCGTTGCCAAGTTCAACCTGAACGTCGTCGGCGCATAG